The following are encoded in a window of Carassius auratus strain Wakin chromosome 6, ASM336829v1, whole genome shotgun sequence genomic DNA:
- the c6h21orf58 gene encoding uncharacterized protein C21orf58 homolog isoform X3 has product MADPVVDQMTRLRLKMLEKRLENERNDNIEREGSAFSTRSYDGQADALHSALRRKRNLLQRLREQNMMEDLGRPHTWAGSHKQYQPLRGPLQPVPPIHIHQTAPPALPPAPLPPLAPQPPQIIQHTVPQQPATIIHQLPQQQPLIAQFPPPQTFPYRSGSIKEDMVELMLMQNAQMHQIIMHNMMLKALPPMAMYPGGSNSQITPLVSHSGQDLQHSTMRGGVVHHHHHYGSHVPPLPPIGYSFWPSLMPAGQDGNHQPSVQPVIGPVNMPPLNTMGIDAVNSLR; this is encoded by the exons ATGGCAGACCCAGTGGTTGACCAAATGACAAGGCTCAGATTGAAAATGTTGGAAAAG AGACTGGAGAATGAGAGAAATGACAACATTGAACGAGAAGGTTCAGCGTTTTCCACAA GAAGTTATGATGGGCAGGCAGATGCATTACACAGCGCTCTGAGACGGAAGAGAAACCTCCTACAGAGACTGAGG GAACAGAATATGATGGAGGATCTGGGAAGGCCTCACACATGGGCTGGATCTCATAAGCAATATCAACCTCTTCGTGGGCCACTCCAGCCTGTGCCTCCTATACATATCCACCAAACTGCACCACCTGCACTTCcacctgctcctcttcctcctcttgcCCCTCAGCCCCCTCAAATCATTCAACACACC GTTCCTCAACAGCCAGCCACCATTATCCATCAGTTACCACAGCAACAGCCTCTTATAGCACAATTCCCACCTCCTCAAACTTTTCCCTACAGATCAGGAAGTATTAAAGAAG ACATGGTGGAGTTGATGCTAATGCAGAATGCACAGATGCACCAGATCATCATGCACAATATGATGCTGAAGGCTCTTCCGCCAATGGCCATGTACCCGGGAGGAAGCAACAGTCAAATCACACCTCTAGTCTCACATTCAGGGCAG GACCTTCAACATTCAACAATGAGAGGAGGGGTTGTCCATCATCACCATCACTACGGCTCTCATGTACCACCTCTTCCTCCAATTGGCTACTCTTTTTGGCCCTCTTTGATGCCAGCAGGACAAGACGGGAACCATCAGCCATCAGTGCAGCCTGTGATTGGTCCTGTAAATATGCCCCCCTTAAACAC AATGGGAATTGATGCGGTGAACTCTCTGAGATAA
- the LOC113092903 gene encoding sentrin-specific protease 2-like isoform X2 has product MYEWIVDGLSSLFVPFSGEKSAAWPSEHGNGVVRAAGTDTQRLDNSSRPAKRNYQSVYSADCVTEYPEVKRARHDVIVRVVKKTFAGIAGLFRSKHYRKAEHEKQKAFTEVGRVAFMGIDDIHSNSLSSWIEIDGMDKPIEIGLKNKESTATNVHHNPQALWKPDGAMLYKGRQDKGREVRRSLKLVPSCAAHGLSTRPAEMEQPSRTHKPCLTVEEALRESDREHYRKLVEMASEKYSKSKPLPFGRMKPPITTFSVDGHKANGHTSISRTTDMSRPAPVRAKPNMSAWRDPLMQTKDRTLDVNRSTPASDIKEGALINQTARKIPVDVDLSAEVEARLNLKEKEIVAGPSLPSRSELITDSVRRGEEEFPRLTKEMLQEVSAALAQTDPNLVLCSAFKLRITQRDLATLQEGSWLNDEVINFYMNLVMSRSEQEVGGRKVYSFSTFLFPKLHSGGHAAVRRWTKAVDLFLYDIILVPLHLGVHWSLVAVDFKSKAVRSYDSMGQRHDDICNMILLYLKEEFKVKKGKDLDTSKWTLSSLRPSEIPQQKNGSDCGVFVCKYADYISRGRNLTFRQNHMPYFRKAMIWEVLNQKLLL; this is encoded by the exons ATGTATGAATGGATAGTTGACGGATTATCGTCGCTCTTCGTGCCTTTTTCTGGTGAGAAGTCCGCAGCTTGGCCTAGTGAGCACGGGAACGGTGTAGTTCGAGCCGCGGGAACAGACACGCAGCGGCTGGACAACAGTAGTAGGCCCGCCAAACGCAACTATCAAAG TGTGTACTCAGCTGATTGTGTGACCGAATATCCAGAGGTCAAAAGAGCAAGACATG ATGTGATTGTCAGGGTTGTCAAGAAGACTTTTGCAGGGATTGCAGGGTTGTTTCGATCAAAACACTACAGAAAGGCAGAACATGAAAAACAGAAAGCCTTTACAGAG GTTGGCAGGGTTGCCTTTATGGGTATTGATGACATACACAGCAACAGCCTGAGTTCGTGGATTGAGATTGACGGGATGG ATAAACCGATAGAAATTGgacttaaaaataaagaaagcacAGCAACCAATGTCCACCACAACCCCCAGGCTTTATGGAAACCTGA TGGAGCAATGCTGTACAAGGGAAGGCAGGACAAAGGCAGGGAGGTGCGCAGATCCCTGAAGCTTGTGCCGTCTTGCGCCGCCCACGGGCTAAGCACAAGACCGGCTGAGATGGAGCAGCCGAGCCGCACACACAAACCTTGCCTGACCGTGGAAGAG GCACTGAGAGAGAGTGATCGAGAGCATTACAGGAAGCTGGTAGAGATGGCATCAGAGAAATACTCAAAGAGCAAGCCATTGCCGTTTGGACGGATGAAGCCTCCAAT CACAACTTTCTCTGTTGATGGACACAAGGCAAATGGACACACCTCCATCAGTCGCACTACTGACATGAGCAGACCTGCTCCAGTCAGAG CCAAACCTAATATGTCTGCGTGGCGGGATCCACTGATGCAAACGAAAGACAG AACACTAGATGTTAATCGAAGCACTCCAGCAAGTGACATAAAGGAAGGAGCCTTGATTAATCAAACTGCAAGAAAAATT CCTGTAGATGTGGATCTGTCAGCTGAGGTTGAAGCCAGGTTGAATCTTAAGGAGAAAGAAATAGTGGCAGGACCCTCGCTTCCTTCCAGATCTGAACTGATTACAGATTCAGTGAGGCGCGGTGAGGAGGAGTTTCCCAGACTGACCAAG GAGATGCTGCAGGAAGTGAGTGCTGCTCTTGCTCAAACTGATCCAAACCTGGTTCTGTGCAGTGCTTTCAAACTGCGTATCACACAGAGGGATCTGGCAACCCTGCAAGAGGGCAGCTGGCTCAACGATGAG GTGATCAACTTCTACATGAATCTCGTGATGTCCCGCAGTGAGCAGGAAGTAGGGGGCAGGAAGGTCTACTCTTTCAGTACCTTCCTCTTTCCCAAGTTGCATAGCGGTGGACATGCTGCAGTACGGCGGTGGACTAAGGCTGTAGACCTCTTCCTGTATGACATCATTCTGGTCCCCCTTCACCTGGGCGTTCACTGGTCCCTTGTT GCTGTTGACTTCAAATCAAAGGCTGTACGATCATATGATTCCATGGGTCAGAGGCATGATGACATCTGCAACATGATTTT GCTTTATCTGAAAGAGGAGTTCAAGGTGAAGAAGGGCAAAGATTTGGACACGTCAAAGTGGACCTTGAGCAGTCTACGACCTTCT GAGATCCCTCAGCAGAAGAATGGGAGTGATTGTGGTGTGTTCGTATGCAAATATGCTGATTATATCTCCAGAGGACGCAACCTCACATTCAGACAG aaTCATATGCCATATTTCAGGAAAGCTATGATCTGGGAGGTCCTCAATCAAAAGCTGCTGCTGTAG
- the c6h21orf58 gene encoding uncharacterized protein C21orf58 homolog isoform X1 yields MADPVVDQMTRLRLKMLEKRLENERNDNIEREGSAFSTRSYDGQADALHSALRRKRNLLQRLREQNMMEDLGRPHTWAGSHKQYQPLRGPLQPVPPIHIHQTAPPALPPAPLPPLAPQPPQIIQHTVPQQPATIIHQLPQQQPLIAQFPPPQTFPYRSGSIKEDMVELMLMQNAQMHQIIMHNMMLKALPPMAMYPGGSNSQITPLVSHSGQDLQHSTMRGGVVHHHHHYGSHVPPLPPIGYSFWPSLMPAGQDGNHQPSVQPVIGPVNMPPLNTKTAKGRQIPLHLQQQLIH; encoded by the exons ATGGCAGACCCAGTGGTTGACCAAATGACAAGGCTCAGATTGAAAATGTTGGAAAAG AGACTGGAGAATGAGAGAAATGACAACATTGAACGAGAAGGTTCAGCGTTTTCCACAA GAAGTTATGATGGGCAGGCAGATGCATTACACAGCGCTCTGAGACGGAAGAGAAACCTCCTACAGAGACTGAGG GAACAGAATATGATGGAGGATCTGGGAAGGCCTCACACATGGGCTGGATCTCATAAGCAATATCAACCTCTTCGTGGGCCACTCCAGCCTGTGCCTCCTATACATATCCACCAAACTGCACCACCTGCACTTCcacctgctcctcttcctcctcttgcCCCTCAGCCCCCTCAAATCATTCAACACACC GTTCCTCAACAGCCAGCCACCATTATCCATCAGTTACCACAGCAACAGCCTCTTATAGCACAATTCCCACCTCCTCAAACTTTTCCCTACAGATCAGGAAGTATTAAAGAAG ACATGGTGGAGTTGATGCTAATGCAGAATGCACAGATGCACCAGATCATCATGCACAATATGATGCTGAAGGCTCTTCCGCCAATGGCCATGTACCCGGGAGGAAGCAACAGTCAAATCACACCTCTAGTCTCACATTCAGGGCAG GACCTTCAACATTCAACAATGAGAGGAGGGGTTGTCCATCATCACCATCACTACGGCTCTCATGTACCACCTCTTCCTCCAATTGGCTACTCTTTTTGGCCCTCTTTGATGCCAGCAGGACAAGACGGGAACCATCAGCCATCAGTGCAGCCTGTGATTGGTCCTGTAAATATGCCCCCCTTAAACAC AAAAACTGCCAAGGGCAGACAGATCCCTCTTCATCTTCAACAACAGCTGATACATTGA
- the LOC113092903 gene encoding sentrin-specific protease 2-like isoform X1 translates to MYEWIVDGLSSLFVPFSGEKSAAWPSEHGNGVVRAAGTDTQRLDNSSRPAKRNYQSVYSADCVTEYPEVKRARHDVIVRVVKKTFAGIAGLFRSKHYRKAEHEKQKAFTEVGRVAFMGIDDIHSNSLSSWIEIDGMDKPIEIGLKNKESTATNVHHNPQALWKPDSGAMLYKGRQDKGREVRRSLKLVPSCAAHGLSTRPAEMEQPSRTHKPCLTVEEALRESDREHYRKLVEMASEKYSKSKPLPFGRMKPPITTFSVDGHKANGHTSISRTTDMSRPAPVRAKPNMSAWRDPLMQTKDRTLDVNRSTPASDIKEGALINQTARKIPVDVDLSAEVEARLNLKEKEIVAGPSLPSRSELITDSVRRGEEEFPRLTKEMLQEVSAALAQTDPNLVLCSAFKLRITQRDLATLQEGSWLNDEVINFYMNLVMSRSEQEVGGRKVYSFSTFLFPKLHSGGHAAVRRWTKAVDLFLYDIILVPLHLGVHWSLVAVDFKSKAVRSYDSMGQRHDDICNMILLYLKEEFKVKKGKDLDTSKWTLSSLRPSEIPQQKNGSDCGVFVCKYADYISRGRNLTFRQNHMPYFRKAMIWEVLNQKLLL, encoded by the exons ATGTATGAATGGATAGTTGACGGATTATCGTCGCTCTTCGTGCCTTTTTCTGGTGAGAAGTCCGCAGCTTGGCCTAGTGAGCACGGGAACGGTGTAGTTCGAGCCGCGGGAACAGACACGCAGCGGCTGGACAACAGTAGTAGGCCCGCCAAACGCAACTATCAAAG TGTGTACTCAGCTGATTGTGTGACCGAATATCCAGAGGTCAAAAGAGCAAGACATG ATGTGATTGTCAGGGTTGTCAAGAAGACTTTTGCAGGGATTGCAGGGTTGTTTCGATCAAAACACTACAGAAAGGCAGAACATGAAAAACAGAAAGCCTTTACAGAG GTTGGCAGGGTTGCCTTTATGGGTATTGATGACATACACAGCAACAGCCTGAGTTCGTGGATTGAGATTGACGGGATGG ATAAACCGATAGAAATTGgacttaaaaataaagaaagcacAGCAACCAATGTCCACCACAACCCCCAGGCTTTATGGAAACCTGA CAGTGGAGCAATGCTGTACAAGGGAAGGCAGGACAAAGGCAGGGAGGTGCGCAGATCCCTGAAGCTTGTGCCGTCTTGCGCCGCCCACGGGCTAAGCACAAGACCGGCTGAGATGGAGCAGCCGAGCCGCACACACAAACCTTGCCTGACCGTGGAAGAG GCACTGAGAGAGAGTGATCGAGAGCATTACAGGAAGCTGGTAGAGATGGCATCAGAGAAATACTCAAAGAGCAAGCCATTGCCGTTTGGACGGATGAAGCCTCCAAT CACAACTTTCTCTGTTGATGGACACAAGGCAAATGGACACACCTCCATCAGTCGCACTACTGACATGAGCAGACCTGCTCCAGTCAGAG CCAAACCTAATATGTCTGCGTGGCGGGATCCACTGATGCAAACGAAAGACAG AACACTAGATGTTAATCGAAGCACTCCAGCAAGTGACATAAAGGAAGGAGCCTTGATTAATCAAACTGCAAGAAAAATT CCTGTAGATGTGGATCTGTCAGCTGAGGTTGAAGCCAGGTTGAATCTTAAGGAGAAAGAAATAGTGGCAGGACCCTCGCTTCCTTCCAGATCTGAACTGATTACAGATTCAGTGAGGCGCGGTGAGGAGGAGTTTCCCAGACTGACCAAG GAGATGCTGCAGGAAGTGAGTGCTGCTCTTGCTCAAACTGATCCAAACCTGGTTCTGTGCAGTGCTTTCAAACTGCGTATCACACAGAGGGATCTGGCAACCCTGCAAGAGGGCAGCTGGCTCAACGATGAG GTGATCAACTTCTACATGAATCTCGTGATGTCCCGCAGTGAGCAGGAAGTAGGGGGCAGGAAGGTCTACTCTTTCAGTACCTTCCTCTTTCCCAAGTTGCATAGCGGTGGACATGCTGCAGTACGGCGGTGGACTAAGGCTGTAGACCTCTTCCTGTATGACATCATTCTGGTCCCCCTTCACCTGGGCGTTCACTGGTCCCTTGTT GCTGTTGACTTCAAATCAAAGGCTGTACGATCATATGATTCCATGGGTCAGAGGCATGATGACATCTGCAACATGATTTT GCTTTATCTGAAAGAGGAGTTCAAGGTGAAGAAGGGCAAAGATTTGGACACGTCAAAGTGGACCTTGAGCAGTCTACGACCTTCT GAGATCCCTCAGCAGAAGAATGGGAGTGATTGTGGTGTGTTCGTATGCAAATATGCTGATTATATCTCCAGAGGACGCAACCTCACATTCAGACAG aaTCATATGCCATATTTCAGGAAAGCTATGATCTGGGAGGTCCTCAATCAAAAGCTGCTGCTGTAG
- the LOC113088342 gene encoding pejvakin-like: MFAAATKNFVKQVGNTGRLVPVPSLSEADRYQPLSLVTRKRRRHFWKKTKYATTPFSLKDILVGEKEITAGVSSYQLLNYEDKSDVALNGRLGNHLIHEVGVNVSGSDSVAVKASFGIVTKHEVEVPTLLRELNARKVDLDHCLIRQSKESGRTVLCVVMESIRTTRQCSLTVHAGVRGTTMRFQIDDGRNPKGRDKAIVIPAHTTIAFSVLELYVRLDGRLDICVAPESVGGFEREQIRDYSTFNLICHSVLAVDDRTFEELTHSDMYMDDVTDYYEKAASMTDLSTAYLQDEKHTRVNLLNHNIPKGLCALCGMGHQRRETVYGCLECSSGGNKYVRLHAVPCFDLWHKTLR; encoded by the exons ATGTTTGCGGCAGCAACTAAAAACTTTGTGAAGCAGGTGGGGAACACTGGACGCCTAGTCCCTGTGCCCAGCCTAAGTGAAGCGGACCGATATCAACCCCTCAGTCTGGTGACGAGGAAAAGAAGACGACATTTCTGGAAGAAGACCAAATATGCCACAACCCCTTTCTCACTGAAAGACATACTCGTGGGAGAGAAAGAGATCACAGCAG GTGTCTCCTCATATCAGCTCCTGAACTATGAGGACAAGTCTGATGTTGCCCTAAATGGGCGTTTGGGTAACCATCTGATCCACGAGGTGGGGGTAAACGTGAGTGGTTCAGATTCTGTGGCAGTAAAGGCTTCATTTGGAATTGTGACCAAACATGAGGTGGAGGTTCCAACATTACTGAGGGAACTCAATGcgag AAAAGTTGACCTGGATCACTGTTTGATCCGTCAGTCCAAAGAGAGTGGACGGACTGTCCTGTGTGTTGTGATGGAGAGTATCCGCACCACGCGCCAGTGCTCCCTCACCGTCCACGCTGGAGTGCGAGGAACTACCATGAGG TTCCAGATAGATGATGGTCGAAACCCTAAAGGTCGAGATAAAGCCATTGTAATTCCAGCCCACACGACCATAGCATTCAGTGTGCTGGAGCTTTATGTGCGTCTTGATGGACGTCTAG ACATATGTGTGGCTCCAGAGTCAGTAGGAGGGTTTGAGAGGGAACAGATCCGTGA CTATTCCACATTTAACTTGATTTGTCACTCTGTGCTTGCTGTAGATGACAGGACGTTTGAGGAGCTCACTCACTCTGATATGTACATGGATGATGTGACGGACTACTATGAGAAGGCTGCCAGCATGACGGACCTGTCCACGGCCTACCTGCAGGATGAGAAGCACACACGTGTAAATCTGCTCAACCATAACATACCTAAAGGACTGTGTGCCTTGTGTGGGATGGGCCACCAGAGACGTGAGACTGTCTACGGCTGCCTGGAGTGTTCTTCAGGGGGAAACAAATATGTCCGTCTCCACGCTGTACCATGTTTTGACCTCTGGCATAAAACTTTAAGGTGA
- the c6h21orf58 gene encoding uncharacterized protein C21orf58 homolog isoform X2: MADPVVDQMTRLRLKMLEKRLENERNDNIEREGSYDGQADALHSALRRKRNLLQRLREQNMMEDLGRPHTWAGSHKQYQPLRGPLQPVPPIHIHQTAPPALPPAPLPPLAPQPPQIIQHTVPQQPATIIHQLPQQQPLIAQFPPPQTFPYRSGSIKEDMVELMLMQNAQMHQIIMHNMMLKALPPMAMYPGGSNSQITPLVSHSGQDLQHSTMRGGVVHHHHHYGSHVPPLPPIGYSFWPSLMPAGQDGNHQPSVQPVIGPVNMPPLNTKTAKGRQIPLHLQQQLIH, encoded by the exons ATGGCAGACCCAGTGGTTGACCAAATGACAAGGCTCAGATTGAAAATGTTGGAAAAG AGACTGGAGAATGAGAGAAATGACAACATTGAACGAGAAG GAAGTTATGATGGGCAGGCAGATGCATTACACAGCGCTCTGAGACGGAAGAGAAACCTCCTACAGAGACTGAGG GAACAGAATATGATGGAGGATCTGGGAAGGCCTCACACATGGGCTGGATCTCATAAGCAATATCAACCTCTTCGTGGGCCACTCCAGCCTGTGCCTCCTATACATATCCACCAAACTGCACCACCTGCACTTCcacctgctcctcttcctcctcttgcCCCTCAGCCCCCTCAAATCATTCAACACACC GTTCCTCAACAGCCAGCCACCATTATCCATCAGTTACCACAGCAACAGCCTCTTATAGCACAATTCCCACCTCCTCAAACTTTTCCCTACAGATCAGGAAGTATTAAAGAAG ACATGGTGGAGTTGATGCTAATGCAGAATGCACAGATGCACCAGATCATCATGCACAATATGATGCTGAAGGCTCTTCCGCCAATGGCCATGTACCCGGGAGGAAGCAACAGTCAAATCACACCTCTAGTCTCACATTCAGGGCAG GACCTTCAACATTCAACAATGAGAGGAGGGGTTGTCCATCATCACCATCACTACGGCTCTCATGTACCACCTCTTCCTCCAATTGGCTACTCTTTTTGGCCCTCTTTGATGCCAGCAGGACAAGACGGGAACCATCAGCCATCAGTGCAGCCTGTGATTGGTCCTGTAAATATGCCCCCCTTAAACAC AAAAACTGCCAAGGGCAGACAGATCCCTCTTCATCTTCAACAACAGCTGATACATTGA